The DNA sequence CCACTGCAGCCATCTCCCAGCTGTGCCCTGTGTGCACGGACAATCCTGGAGCGACGCTTCTTGCAAAGCGTTCACCCCAGCACCAAGCGTGTCCCACACAGATCCATCTATTTTAACATTTGTCCTGCAATAATGGTTTAAAATGCATAGAGGGCTCCTGGGAAAGAGCCTCCTTGACCAAAGGCAAGAAGGAACAGTGCACTGAGGAGACAGCTCTGCCCATGCAGCAGGCTCTGCGGTTTCTCCGCTGGAAAAAGAGCGCGTTCCCCTCCCAGCAGAGTCCTGGGCTACCGAGCTGGAGCTGTATGGCTTTGGGTTCCCTGCTAGGAAGACGTGCTGGTGCTCAGCAGAGATatgggctggggctgagctgcccaGCCTCCCCATCCGCCCCAGAGAAACCCCCCGGGGCCACAGGTCCAACATGGGACAAGGGAGCACAACACCGGAGCAGAGACCGGGACACCGGAATAGGGAAAGCAAGTGTTTATAAAGGCCAGATACCcgtaacaaaaataaatgtgtgcTTTCCCTCCCCGCCCCACCCCTGCCACCCTTgctttgtttgatttgtttttaaatacaaattttgtttgggaaaaaaatggaagcactGTCTGttacaaaccaaaccaaagagaggagaaaacagaaggagaaaaaggagagacaTATTAGAATTAAATGCCGTGGAATGTTAAACAGGTTACGGGCTACTGTTCTAGCCAGTGCGGTTAGGCAGCTTAGTGAATTAATTGcttaggaattaaaaataaattattataaaatagatttctgtacattttacatacatatatatctcTTTATATACGCAAACTGTGCTGGGCAAGTAATTACAGGGGATTTTTCCCACGCCAGCCTCAGTCCCAGCCGAAGTCCTGCCCCGTCATCTGGTAGAACTTCATGTTGAAGGGCCGGTAGAAGTCCCGCAGTCTCTGTACCACCTCCTGGTCTATGTCAGGGTGGGTCCTGCCCTTCGTTTTCCCCAGGCAGTGTGGTTTGCTGCTGCCCTCCGCCTTCTTCAGGCATGGGAACCCCTTGGTTTTGTTGAAGTAGAAGTGTTTGTCGGTAATGATCCTCTTGAGGCCCAGAAAGTCCTGGACCCTGCCTAGCTCCCCCGCGGGGTCGCTGATCAGCCTCTCCCCGCTGACAAAGAGGATCTGCCCAATGGGGAAGTAAAGGAGCCAGTTCTCCAGGTGCTTGGCGTAGATGCCAATCTGGATGGCGCTCCACGAGGTGTCAATGAGGCCCGTAGTCCTGTTTTTGAAGGTCAAGCTCTCGAAGGTGGGGATATCTGGCTTCTTGGAGAGAGTTTGAGTGTAGTCCGAGATGGCTCTGGTCACGGGGTCCCGCACCACCACGATGAGCTTGGTGCCCTTGGACATGGAGGAGATGCGAGCTGGGGCTTCCTTGGTGACAAAGTAACTGGGAGTCTTCTCCATGGTGATCTGCCCCTCCAGGGTCCTGGGCATGAGGTCCCTGCAGCAAAGCACACAGAGGTCGGATCAGAAGGtagaaggaataaaattatgtacacagaatcatttaggttggaaaagacctgtaagatcatcaagccctgccataaacccaacactgccaagtcctCCAATACACACACATctatgcatacacacacacacatatacacaagAATCCTCCCTAAGATGCCTGCACAGGTCATCTGGCTCATACAGATAAATCCATCTGCCATCGATTTAGGGATTAAGAGGCGATTATTATTAAAGGCTGCTGTATTAGAAATCCAGCTGAGTAATCTCCCAGTTATCCATGAGTGGATTATCTGGGCTCCACTCTACACCTGGAGTGTGGCTACATGTACCACACTGGGTCCTGACCAGTCAGGATCAGTCCCGAGCTGCACCAGGTGGCTTTCCTGGCTCAGGTCAACACCAGAGAACCCTCAGCTCCAGCCCATTTTCCTGAGCCCACAGCTTATTTTCCCCAGGTGAATGAGAGGAACAGtgtaacagaaaagcagaagctcACCGGAGCATATCCACCTTGTTTTCCCTTGGCATGCCAAGCACAACCCTTCTCCCAGTTCAAGTGAGAAGGTACAATTTGTCCCCTGCATGTGC is a window from the Cuculus canorus isolate bCucCan1 chromosome 18, bCucCan1.pri, whole genome shotgun sequence genome containing:
- the LOC104054809 gene encoding heparan sulfate glucosamine 3-O-sulfotransferase 3B1 encodes the protein MGQRLNRCLDVPVSLPPLRRRLLLLLIMLFLWLYMFYSCAGSCAGLPARGSPAPPPPREPGAPEEPRSPISSFASGAGTKRLPQAIIIGVKKGGTRALLEFLRVHPDVRAVGAEPHFFDRNYERGLAWYRDLMPRTLEGQITMEKTPSYFVTKEAPARISSMSKGTKLIVVVRDPVTRAISDYTQTLSKKPDIPTFESLTFKNRTTGLIDTSWSAIQIGIYAKHLENWLLYFPIGQILFVSGERLISDPAGELGRVQDFLGLKRIITDKHFYFNKTKGFPCLKKAEGSSKPHCLGKTKGRTHPDIDQEVVQRLRDFYRPFNMKFYQMTGQDFGWD